Within Acidobacteriota bacterium, the genomic segment TTCGATCCGCCCGAATCAGTTACACTCGGCATGGCCGCAGGCGCACTTCCCTCCATCGGTCTTGCCCTGCTGACAGGACTCGCTGCAGTAACCGTCGAGCTTCGTGTTGTGACAGCTGCATCCTTCGTGTTTGCACATGGCGAATCTCCTTTCGGTTTCTGGTTGAATTGCAGCGCCCGCGCCAACTGTTGTTAGATAGAGAACGAGACATGTCTATCCACGAAAAGATCGAAAAGCTGACCAGACGGCTCGCGAGCGGCCAGCAGTATCCGACGCAGGGAGCAACGCTGTTCATCGACCTGGCTGCCCGGACGGTCACCCGGGCGTGGATTCCACTTTCGATCGCCGAGCGGTTTCTCGGAGGACGAGGCGTCAACATGTTCCTCCTCTACAATCTCCTCGACGAAACCCTCGAGCCGATGAGCGAGGAGACTCCGCTGATCTTCGGATCCGGGATCCTGACCTCTCTCCTTCCGTCTGCATCGCGCGGCAACGTCACGTCCTGGTCGCCCGAGAGCGGTGTCATCCTCGATTCGAACGCAGGCGATTACTTCCCCAGCTTCATGAAGCTCGGCGGAATCGATCACATCGTCCTGTACGGAAGAGCTCGGTCGCTGACGATGCTGAAGATCGAGCGAGGCGAAGTCGAGTTTCAGGATGCGTCACGCTGGGCCGGCCTCGACAACATCGACTTCCGCCAGCGGATCTCGGAGGAGCACGGCAAGGAGGGGCGCGACTTCGGCCTCGCCTCGATTACCAAAGCCGGCGAGAACCTCGTTCTCTGCTCGGGGATCATGGCGGGCCCGAAGTCGATCTGGGCGCGCGGCGGACCCGGCGCCAAAATGGGCTCGCTCAACCTCAAGGCGATTCTGCTGAAGGGGCGCGGCCACGATCTCACTCCCCGGGTTCCGCACAAGGGAACGAATCGCGACATTGCGATGAAGCTCCTCGGAACCTCCGTCGTGAAGAATGCATTGAAGACGCGCGGTACACCGTTCCTCTACAAGCCATCGCGAATGATGTCGGCGATGGGGACCAAGAACAACATGGAAACGACCTGGACCGACGCGCTCGACGCGGAGAACATCGACGACTACCGGCCCGGAATGGTCGGATGCTTCGCGTGTCCGGTCAATTGCCGCCCGTTGAACGATCTCACCGGCGTCTCGGGCATCAAACAGGACCGTTACGTTAAGGGTGATGGGCCGGAGTACGTGACGCTCGGAAAGTTCGGCCCGAATGTCGGGATCTCCGAGGTGACCGACGTCCTGCGCCTCAACAACATCTGCAACGATCTCGGGCTCGACACATCTTCGACCGGATCGGCGATCGCATGGGCGATGGAGTTGTGGGAGAAGGGACTCATCGACGCGGAGAAGGTTGGCGATCTCGATCTCAGCTGGGGTAACGCGGAGAGCATCGAACGACTTCTCTTCATGACCGCGGCGAGACAAGGCTTCGGCAATGTCATCGCGGACTCGACGCGCGCGGTCGAGAAGGGCCACTATCCCGAGGAGGCGCTCGATTCGCTGATGGCCGTCAAGGGGCTCGCCCAGAGCGATCCGCACGACGCGAGAATTTTGAAGGCATTCGCGCTGGGTCTCGCCGTGGCGACACGCGGCATGGACCATCTCCGGAACCGCGTCACTCTCGAGATCAACGCGAAGATCAACGACGATGCCGAGTTCAAGCGGAAGCTCTACTGGGGCGAGGTGAGCTCCGAGCCCAACAGCTATGACGGCAAGGAGATCGGCGTCCGCCGCTGCGAGAACATTTACGGGGTGGGCGATTCCGTCGGTATGTGCAGGTTCACGACGAAGCTTTTCAACTCTCCCTCGCTCCCGGGGTACGAGGAGTTCTCGGCGCAGCTGTCGAACGTTGCGGGGATCGAGAAGTCAGTCGAAGATCTCGACCATATCGGTCTGGAGATCAATGCCGTCGAACGACTGATCAATGCCCGGCTCGGCGTGCGGCGGGCCGCCGATACTTTGCCGCGGCGCTGGTTCGAGGAGCCGATCGAGACAGGACCCTTCGCCGGCGAGCTGATCGACCGCGCGGAGTTCGACGCGATGCTCGATCGCTACTACGAAGTGTCGGGCTACACGAACGAAGGGCTGCCGGTTCCCGAATGGCGCAGCGAGCTCGAACAGGTTCTCGGAGCGTGAGCAGCACTGCCGCAGGCGTACGTTCGATTCGGCTGCGACTTCCGGAGACGCTGGCGCCCCGTGCGGACGAGCGCGTGAGAACCGTTAGGACCGATGCGGGCACACTCGGGGAGCTGATCGACTTTCTCTCCCGGGAGATAGACGGCTTCGATCCGAATGACGAGCTCTACAACTTCGCCGTGAATGGAGCGATGATTCTGCACGGCGAACGCGCAAAGACGATCGCCGACGGCGACGAGATCGAGATGCTCGTCGCTTTCAGCGGCGGCTGAGCCGGGCCGACGCCGGCGGGCGATCATTCATCCGGCGTCGCGTCGTCTGTCTCGCCGGGAGTCATCCCCGTCATTGTTCCCGGCGGCATCGGAGCGCCGATCGAGATGTCGGTCAGCCAGTACTCGGTGCCGCTGACGTTGACCGTCCCGGTGATCGTCTCACCATCGGCCGGCAGGTCACCGACGTCGGCTCCCCGTACGGGAAAGCTCATCGTCATCGCTCCCATCCAGTCACCGATGGCCTCGTGATCGACGGTCACGGTATTCGCCTGCTCGTCCCGACTGACGATCGTTCCGCGAAGCTCGTAGGTTCGCTGCGCCTCCTGCGTCGCGTCGGGAACGTCCTCGTCCATGACCGGCCGCTCTTCGCACGAGATCACGATCAGAGCGGAAATTGCGACTACGACTGCTGGCAAAATCTGGTTTCTTCTCTTCACTGAGTGCCTCCACATGTTCGCCATATACTCTACGCGCATGTTACCTGAGAAGACCTTCGAAAATCGCATCGCGGTCGTCACCGGTGGCGGCACCGGACTCGGGTTGGCCATAGCCTCGGAGCTGGCGCGTCTCGGAGCGCGGGTAGTCCTTGCCAGCCGGAGCCGCGAGCACCTCGAGCCCGCCGTTGAATCGATCAGGGAGGCAACGGGCCGTGCGGACGCAGCGGATTTTCGTGAGCTCGACGTGAGAGATCCGCAAGTGGTCGACGATGCGATCGCGAGCGTTTTCTCCGACATCGGACCGGTCGACGTTCTCGTGAACAACGCCGCCGGCAACTTCATCGCGCGTTCCTCCGAGCTCACGCCCAACGGGTGGCTCGCGGTCATCGGGATCGTTCTCAACGGAACGTTTTTCTGTACCTCGAGCGTCGGCCGTCGCTTGATCGAGGCCGAGCGCGGCGGCAGCATC encodes:
- a CDS encoding copper-binding protein; translation: MKRRNQILPAVVVAISALIVISCEERPVMDEDVPDATQEAQRTYELRGTIVSRDEQANTVTVDHEAIGDWMGAMTMSFPVRGADVGDLPADGETITGTVNVSGTEYWLTDISIGAPMPPGTMTGMTPGETDDATPDE
- a CDS encoding SDR family oxidoreductase codes for the protein MLPEKTFENRIAVVTGGGTGLGLAIASELARLGARVVLASRSREHLEPAVESIREATGRADAADFRELDVRDPQVVDDAIASVFSDIGPVDVLVNNAAGNFIARSSELTPNGWLAVIGIVLNGTFFCTSSVGRRLIEAERGGSILNIIANYAWTGAPGVVHSASAKAGVLAMTRTLAVEWARFGIRVNAMAPGPAQTEGASKKLFPDERVAEGIRQTIPLRRFADPGEIATTASWLLSDHASYVTGENLVIDGGQWLSGADYWGRIRQMAPGNAR